A single region of the Streptomyces sp. NBC_01803 genome encodes:
- a CDS encoding helix-turn-helix domain-containing protein encodes MTTSATKPEVFEPLGPIPKELATIMRPELPSLIREIGEEIRRAIPEHTKFLNGPYGRAIQACVEQILITFVEQVNDPAASTARRDEMCRRLGRCEALSGHSLDTLRASFQIGARVALRRAKRIGKRYSLSPSLMLSFADALFAYMDELVEVSREGYVAIKAQTELNEQMENERRRLLRLVLAGPAAPRAKVTELAERTGWPLPDEVTLVALAPDPQLMREELDADALVDLTDPQPHLLIPGPMDDLRHATLETALSSTRAVIGLTVPLDDAGDSLRWARQALQLAETGIIEAGPLIPCEEHLVTLWLLADPALTEQLARRQLAPLAELTETQRERLIETLRAWHTTRGNAVEMADLLHLHPQTVRYRMRNLERIFGSRRLSDPDQRFATESVLRALRLREKATVLPLARQLRPAQDRSLSRTYG; translated from the coding sequence ATGACTACCAGCGCGACAAAGCCAGAGGTGTTCGAGCCACTGGGTCCGATTCCCAAAGAGCTCGCGACGATCATGCGGCCAGAGCTCCCGAGCCTCATCCGGGAGATAGGCGAGGAGATCCGACGAGCCATACCCGAGCACACCAAGTTCCTGAACGGTCCCTACGGTAGGGCCATCCAAGCCTGTGTTGAGCAAATTCTCATCACATTCGTGGAGCAGGTGAACGATCCCGCGGCCTCGACCGCGCGCCGCGACGAGATGTGCAGAAGGCTCGGCCGCTGCGAGGCGCTCTCGGGCCACTCCCTGGACACCCTGCGGGCGTCGTTCCAGATCGGAGCCCGGGTCGCCCTGCGCCGCGCGAAGCGGATCGGCAAGCGGTACAGCCTGTCCCCCAGCCTCATGCTGTCCTTCGCGGACGCCCTGTTCGCGTACATGGACGAGCTGGTGGAGGTCTCGCGCGAAGGGTATGTGGCCATCAAGGCGCAGACCGAGCTGAACGAGCAGATGGAGAACGAACGCCGACGCCTGCTGCGGCTGGTGCTCGCCGGCCCCGCGGCTCCCCGGGCGAAGGTCACCGAGCTCGCCGAGCGCACGGGCTGGCCGCTGCCCGACGAGGTCACCCTCGTCGCCCTGGCGCCCGACCCGCAGCTCATGCGCGAGGAGTTGGACGCGGACGCGCTCGTCGACCTGACCGACCCGCAGCCGCACCTGCTGATTCCGGGGCCGATGGACGACCTGCGCCACGCCACACTGGAGACCGCGCTCTCCAGCACCCGCGCGGTCATCGGGCTCACCGTGCCGCTCGACGACGCCGGTGACTCGCTGCGCTGGGCCCGCCAGGCCCTGCAGCTGGCCGAGACCGGCATCATCGAGGCCGGCCCCCTCATTCCGTGCGAGGAACACCTCGTGACCCTCTGGCTACTGGCGGACCCGGCCCTGACGGAACAGCTCGCCCGCCGGCAGCTCGCGCCGCTGGCCGAGCTGACCGAGACCCAGCGGGAGCGTCTCATCGAGACGCTGCGGGCCTGGCACACCACCCGGGGCAACGCGGTCGAGATGGCCGACTTGCTCCACCTGCACCCGCAGACGGTCCGGTACCGGATGCGCAACCTGGAGCGGATCTTCGGCTCCAGGCGGCTGAGCGATCCGGACCAGCGGTTCGCCACGGAGTCCGTGCTGCGGGCCCTGCGGCTGCGGGAGAAGGCCACCGTCCTGCCCCTGGCGCGACAGCTCCGGCCCGCCCAGGACCGGTCGTTGAGCCGCACCTACGGCTGA
- a CDS encoding DUF6801 domain-containing protein — MSALAASALVGGGLIALAGNSASADPASLTLNYTCPFPLIGTQPISVDISTDIPGTIEVNEMTPPIEIEAITTVNAKTHQGLKTVASTTIEGSAIAYSNIAAPGFDLPLEVPIEIPKQNIPPAPPYTEFDITAFGSAPEISFSEPGHGEITVGDLLLTLTPRKADGTPTGLKTFNSACTLVAGQDTVLAEFEVVPVGSTDGGTDGGTDGGTDGGTDGSTDGGTDGSTDGGTDGSTDGGTDGGTDGSTDGGTDGSTDGGTDGSTDGGTDGGTDGSTDGGTDGSTDGGTDGSTDGGTDGSTDGGTDGSTDGGTDGSTDGGTDGSTDGGTDGSTDGGTDGSTDGGTDGSTDGGTDGSTDGGTDGSTDGGTDGSTDGGTDGSTDGGTDGSTDGGTDGSTDGGTDGSTDGGTDGSTDGGTDGSTDGGTDGSTDGGTDGSTDGGTDGSTDGSTDGSTDGGTDGSTDGSTDGGTDGSTDGSTDGSTDGGTDGSTDGGTDGSTDGGTDGGTDGSTDGSTDGGGGDPIEYGYNLRGTSHIGAANGDVPIRGSLDALFDLESGQFEAELELANSVGRFRILGFLPVTADIAYEQVGLTTGSLVDGQLNSSSTVDVFLPKVKLLGFPIGGGADCHTVQPSVIDLQSTDEFFDPLAGGELAGTYALSAVEDCGPLTGFISPFMAGPNNTLSIDLTPKS, encoded by the coding sequence GTGTCGGCTCTGGCCGCCTCCGCCCTTGTTGGGGGTGGGCTCATCGCCTTGGCCGGGAACTCCGCATCCGCGGACCCGGCGTCCCTGACGCTGAACTACACGTGTCCGTTCCCCCTGATCGGTACGCAGCCGATCAGTGTGGACATCAGCACGGATATTCCCGGCACCATCGAGGTCAACGAGATGACCCCGCCGATCGAGATCGAGGCGATCACTACGGTGAACGCCAAGACTCATCAGGGTCTGAAGACGGTGGCCTCCACCACGATCGAGGGTAGTGCTATCGCCTACTCGAACATCGCGGCCCCTGGTTTCGATCTGCCTCTTGAGGTGCCGATCGAGATCCCGAAGCAGAACATCCCGCCGGCTCCGCCCTACACGGAGTTCGACATCACCGCTTTTGGCAGCGCTCCTGAGATCAGCTTCAGCGAGCCCGGCCACGGCGAGATCACGGTTGGCGACCTGCTGCTGACCCTCACCCCGCGGAAGGCCGACGGCACGCCGACCGGCCTGAAGACCTTCAATTCCGCCTGCACCCTGGTGGCGGGTCAGGACACCGTCCTGGCCGAGTTCGAGGTCGTCCCCGTGGGTTCGACCGATGGTGGCACTGACGGTGGCACCGATGGTGGCACTGACGGCGGCACCGATGGTTCCACTGATGGTGGGACGGACGGTTCGACCGATGGTGGGACCGATGGTTCCACCGATGGTGGCACTGACGGCGGCACCGATGGTTCCACTGATGGTGGGACGGACGGTTCGACCGATGGTGGGACCGATGGTTCCACCGATGGTGGCACTGACGGCGGCACCGATGGTTCCACTGATGGTGGGACGGACGGTTCGACCGATGGTGGGACGGACGGTTCCACTGATGGTGGGACCGATGGTTCGACCGATGGTGGGACGGACGGTTCGACCGATGGTGGGACCGATGGTTCGACCGATGGTGGGACCGATGGTTCGACCGATGGTGGGACGGACGGTTCGACCGATGGTGGGACGGACGGTTCCACTGATGGTGGGACCGATGGTTCGACCGATGGTGGGACGGACGGTTCCACTGATGGTGGGACCGATGGTTCGACCGATGGTGGGACGGACGGTTCGACCGATGGTGGGACCGATGGTTCGACCGATGGTGGGACGGACGGTTCGACCGATGGTGGGACCGATGGTTCGACCGATGGTGGGACGGACGGTTCGACCGATGGTGGGACCGATGGTTCGACCGATGGTGGGACCGATGGTTCCACTGATGGTGGGACGGACGGTTCGACCGATGGTGGGACCGATGGTTCCACTGATGGTGGGACGGACGGTTCGACCGATGGTTCGACCGATGGTTCCACTGACGGCGGCACCGATGGTTCCACCGATGGTTCCACCGATGGTGGCACCGATGGTTCCACCGATGGTTCCACCGATGGTTCCACCGATGGTGGCACCGATGGTTCCACCGATGGTGGCACCGATGGTTCCACTGACGGCGGCACCGATGGTGGCACCGATGGTTCCACCGATGGCTCCACTGACGGCGGTGGGGGCGATCCGATCGAGTACGGCTACAACCTGCGGGGCACGTCGCACATCGGAGCCGCCAATGGCGATGTCCCGATCCGGGGTAGCCTCGACGCTCTGTTCGACCTGGAATCGGGTCAGTTCGAGGCCGAGCTGGAACTGGCCAACTCCGTTGGCCGCTTCAGGATCCTGGGCTTCCTGCCGGTCACTGCCGACATCGCGTACGAGCAGGTGGGCCTGACCACTGGTTCGCTGGTGGACGGCCAGCTCAACTCCAGCTCGACCGTGGATGTCTTCCTCCCGAAGGTGAAGCTGCTCGGCTTCCCGATCGGTGGCGGTGCCGACTGCCACACGGTCCAGCCCTCGGTGATCGACCTGCAGTCGACGGACGAGTTCTTCGACCCGCTGGCCGGTGGTGAGCTCGCGGGCACCTACGCCCTCTCCGCCGTCGAGGACTGTGGTCCGCTCACCGGCTTCATCAGCCCCTTCATGGCCGGTCCGAACAACACGCTGTCGATCGACCTGACGCCGAAGTCCTAA
- a CDS encoding MCE family protein has protein sequence MLRPTAPQPAVPPSAATRVRRSDTGSRRIAGIAFLLVPALLVWLCVAIYNKEFTDVDLVVVETDVAGNDMRPHADVKLRGVIVGEVRDVTADAEGATLTLAMKPGAMKDIPADVSAQLLPTTLFGERYVALIPEADHGPATLAAGTVITQDRSSNAIEINDALDNLLPALNALQPQKMSSILTAMATALDGRGADMGDTIVTLDRELAEINPMLPALNEDIRQLVEVSNLYAETAPDIVDALNDFSVTSATIAEERGNLSSLYQAVTTTSQDLTTFLRSNQENIIRLAATSRPTLDLLREYSPSFPCTLQMLADFVPVMDQALGAGTNEPGLHINVRTVPSRGAYGPGDTPGYGAGGGPECYGVPFASNATYQGTEGGLGLPNSEQESELVNELLAADGDSRAADLPQWSSLLAGPAFRGTEVELQ, from the coding sequence ATGCTGCGCCCCACCGCCCCCCAGCCGGCCGTGCCCCCGTCGGCCGCCACCCGCGTGCGCCGTTCCGACACCGGGAGCCGACGGATCGCCGGTATCGCGTTCCTGCTCGTGCCCGCGCTCCTGGTCTGGCTCTGTGTGGCGATCTACAACAAGGAGTTCACCGACGTCGACCTCGTGGTCGTGGAGACCGACGTCGCGGGCAACGACATGCGCCCGCACGCCGACGTGAAGCTGCGCGGAGTCATCGTCGGGGAGGTGCGGGACGTCACCGCCGACGCCGAGGGCGCCACTCTCACCCTGGCCATGAAGCCAGGGGCGATGAAGGACATCCCCGCCGACGTCTCCGCACAGCTCCTGCCCACCACCCTCTTCGGTGAGCGGTACGTCGCGCTGATCCCCGAGGCCGACCACGGTCCGGCGACGCTCGCCGCGGGCACGGTCATCACCCAGGACCGCAGCTCCAACGCGATCGAGATCAACGACGCCCTGGACAATCTGCTGCCCGCGCTGAACGCCCTACAGCCGCAGAAGATGTCCTCCATCCTCACCGCGATGGCCACGGCCCTCGACGGCCGCGGCGCCGACATGGGCGACACGATCGTCACCCTCGACCGGGAGCTCGCCGAGATCAACCCGATGCTGCCCGCCCTCAACGAGGACATCAGGCAGCTCGTCGAGGTCAGCAACCTCTACGCCGAGACCGCCCCCGACATCGTGGACGCGCTCAACGACTTCTCCGTCACCAGCGCCACCATCGCCGAGGAGCGCGGCAATCTCAGCTCGCTGTACCAAGCGGTGACCACCACGTCGCAGGACCTCACCACCTTCCTGCGCTCGAACCAGGAGAACATCATCCGCCTGGCCGCCACCAGCCGCCCGACCCTGGACCTGCTGCGGGAGTACTCCCCGTCCTTCCCCTGCACGCTCCAGATGCTCGCCGACTTCGTGCCCGTGATGGACCAGGCACTGGGCGCGGGCACCAATGAGCCGGGCCTGCACATCAACGTCAGGACCGTGCCCTCCCGGGGCGCCTACGGTCCCGGTGACACGCCCGGCTACGGCGCCGGCGGCGGACCCGAGTGCTATGGGGTCCCGTTCGCCAGCAACGCCACGTACCAGGGCACGGAGGGCGGCCTCGGGCTGCCCAACTCCGAGCAGGAGAGCGAGCTCGTCAACGAGCTGCTGGCCGCCGACGGCGACAGCCGGGCCGCCGACCTGCCGCAGTGGTCGAGCCTGCTGGCCGGCCCGGCGTTCCGCGGGACGGAGGTGGAGCTCCAGTGA
- a CDS encoding DUF6801 domain-containing protein, with amino-acid sequence MQGAVNRRRAVRFAAVAGVGALVIGFFQAQGSASDDQDVNRTVVYQCGFSAGSRAVEVGFAGVFPVAGEAGRPFAPGDMTARVTLPQDVAGELLAPGAETFGSEATLTTPVSQNGGATSAQWPALSAEQAAVPAAGEDLSLTYQGTGPEITPAVAGDVTFSAGDLVLTFQADGAESPSRVECAPAPELAEEELTLATVEVSGGEDAEATEEEESAPEVEGQAREGAENPEAEAPADEVRPLAADCPDIPPSTPMDFSMLPRGVPDPAPGDYLDGSTGCTYAVGFADVTKQNGATIVNDPSGNPRPGSVLAGRAVWSGDDFLAQASLVQLDFPPARSTFLSFGFAPVTATVAFDADPATVITVDNADGSRTTVRYFQTLHVSDVEVNGVPLDVGPNCRSVRPMDTLLTGGSSYQVLDGGPLNGEVEIPPFTGCGSHGEDFDPLLTATISGPGNAIKFNQGAVCDPCTEANIPSLPEH; translated from the coding sequence ATGCAGGGTGCGGTCAACCGACGTCGAGCGGTGCGTTTCGCCGCTGTCGCCGGGGTTGGTGCCCTGGTGATCGGCTTCTTCCAGGCCCAGGGCTCGGCCAGCGACGACCAGGACGTGAACAGGACGGTCGTCTATCAGTGCGGGTTCTCCGCGGGCAGCCGGGCGGTCGAGGTTGGCTTCGCCGGCGTCTTCCCCGTGGCCGGCGAGGCCGGCCGCCCGTTCGCCCCCGGTGACATGACCGCACGGGTGACGCTGCCGCAGGACGTGGCCGGGGAGCTGCTGGCTCCCGGCGCCGAGACCTTCGGCAGCGAGGCGACACTCACCACGCCCGTCTCGCAGAACGGCGGAGCCACGTCGGCCCAGTGGCCGGCTCTGAGCGCGGAGCAGGCCGCTGTGCCGGCCGCCGGCGAGGATCTTTCGCTGACCTACCAGGGGACCGGCCCCGAGATCACCCCGGCCGTGGCCGGCGACGTGACCTTCTCGGCCGGCGACTTGGTCCTCACCTTCCAGGCCGACGGCGCCGAGTCCCCCTCGCGCGTCGAGTGCGCCCCCGCCCCGGAGCTGGCGGAGGAGGAGCTCACGCTCGCCACCGTCGAGGTCTCCGGCGGCGAGGACGCGGAGGCGACAGAAGAAGAGGAATCGGCCCCCGAGGTCGAGGGCCAGGCACGCGAGGGCGCCGAGAACCCCGAGGCGGAGGCCCCGGCGGACGAGGTCCGCCCGCTGGCGGCGGACTGTCCCGACATCCCGCCGTCGACGCCGATGGACTTCAGCATGCTCCCCAGGGGCGTCCCGGATCCGGCGCCCGGTGACTACCTGGACGGCTCGACCGGCTGCACCTACGCGGTAGGGTTCGCCGACGTCACCAAGCAGAACGGTGCGACGATCGTCAACGATCCGTCGGGGAACCCCCGTCCGGGCAGCGTCCTGGCCGGCCGGGCGGTCTGGAGCGGGGACGACTTCCTCGCCCAGGCGTCGCTGGTCCAGCTCGACTTCCCGCCGGCGCGTTCCACGTTCCTCAGCTTCGGCTTCGCCCCCGTGACGGCGACCGTCGCCTTCGACGCCGACCCGGCGACGGTCATCACGGTCGACAACGCCGACGGGTCAAGGACCACCGTCAGGTATTTTCAGACGCTCCACGTCTCCGATGTCGAGGTCAACGGGGTGCCGCTCGACGTCGGACCGAACTGCCGCTCGGTCCGCCCGATGGACACGCTCCTGACGGGTGGCTCCAGCTACCAGGTGCTCGACGGTGGCCCGCTCAACGGAGAGGTCGAGATTCCCCCCTTCACCGGCTGCGGCTCGCACGGTGAAGATTTCGACCCGCTCCTGACCGCCACGATCTCCGGTCCGGGCAACGCCATCAAATTCAACCAAGGTGCGGTGTGCGACCCGTGTACGGAAGCCAACATTCCGAGTCTGCCCGAGCACTGA
- a CDS encoding MCE family protein yields the protein MSRAGIAAPVIKSLIFVLVTVLSTLVLAVSVGSSGVGEAHTYRAVFTDTTGLADGDSVRIAGVQVGEVTGIKVVDRRYAEVSFTVEKGREIPASTTAAIRYLNMVGQRYISLGQGAGEVGDSLGPDEVIPLERTAPALDLTQLFNGFQPLFRGLDPDETNQLAVEIVQVLQGEGGTVTSLLSHVGSLTTTLAAEDEVIGEVIDNLNTVLDTVNEREEEFTELVSTTQELVSGFAADREPLGDAIQAMGDLSVSTAGLLEDGREPLRQDIAELGRLSGNLAENTPLLENFLQNTPEKMESIARLASYGSWFNAYLCEATVTGVSTWDGSRAPTGLPITESRCRS from the coding sequence GTGAGCCGCGCAGGCATCGCCGCCCCGGTGATCAAATCGCTCATCTTCGTCCTCGTCACCGTGCTGTCCACCCTGGTGCTCGCCGTCAGCGTCGGCAGCAGCGGCGTCGGCGAGGCCCACACCTACCGGGCCGTCTTCACCGACACCACCGGCCTGGCCGACGGCGACAGCGTGCGCATCGCCGGTGTCCAGGTCGGCGAGGTCACCGGCATCAAGGTGGTCGACCGCCGGTACGCCGAGGTCTCCTTCACCGTCGAGAAGGGCCGCGAGATCCCCGCCTCGACCACCGCCGCGATCCGCTACCTCAACATGGTCGGCCAGCGGTACATCTCGCTCGGCCAGGGCGCCGGTGAGGTCGGCGACAGCCTGGGGCCCGACGAGGTCATCCCGCTGGAACGCACCGCGCCCGCTCTCGACCTCACCCAGCTCTTCAACGGGTTCCAGCCGCTCTTCCGCGGCCTGGACCCGGACGAGACCAACCAGCTCGCCGTGGAGATCGTCCAGGTCCTCCAGGGCGAGGGCGGCACCGTCACCAGCCTGCTCAGCCACGTGGGCTCGCTCACCACCACCCTGGCGGCCGAGGACGAGGTGATCGGCGAGGTGATCGACAACCTCAACACCGTCCTGGACACCGTCAACGAACGCGAAGAGGAATTCACCGAGTTGGTCTCGACCACCCAGGAGCTGGTCTCCGGATTCGCCGCCGACCGCGAGCCGCTGGGCGACGCGATCCAGGCGATGGGCGACCTCTCCGTCAGCACCGCGGGACTGCTCGAAGACGGCCGCGAGCCCCTCCGCCAGGACATCGCGGAGCTCGGCCGCCTCTCCGGCAACCTCGCGGAGAACACGCCGCTGCTGGAGAACTTCCTCCAGAACACCCCGGAGAAGATGGAGTCGATCGCCCGACTCGCCTCCTACGGGTCCTGGTTCAACGCCTACCTCTGCGAGGCGACCGTGACCGGCGTGTCCACCTGGGACGGCAGCCGTGCCCCGACAGGTCTGCCCATCACCGAATCGCGGTGCAGGTCATGA
- a CDS encoding MlaE family ABC transporter permease, with protein sequence MAVTAPPVKAPRQPLPGLGLLRQAGDMFILALSVLRLMFKRPFQVREFVEQFWFIASVTILPACLVAIPFGAVVALQVGSLTEQFGAQSFTGGASVLAVLQQASPLIVALLVSGVAGSAICADLGSRKIREELDAMEVMGVSPVQRLIVPRVLATVLVAVLLNGLVSVVGTVGGYFFNVILQEGTPGAYVSSFNSLAQLPDIYVSELKAVIFGFVAGIVAAHRGLNPSGGPKGVGEVVNQSVVISFTLLFGINLIMTAIYLQIVPPKGG encoded by the coding sequence GTGGCAGTGACCGCCCCTCCTGTGAAGGCGCCCAGGCAGCCGCTGCCAGGTCTCGGACTGCTGCGGCAGGCCGGCGACATGTTCATCCTGGCGCTGTCCGTCCTGAGGCTCATGTTCAAACGGCCCTTCCAGGTCCGGGAGTTCGTCGAGCAGTTCTGGTTCATCGCGAGCGTGACGATCCTGCCGGCGTGTCTGGTCGCCATTCCGTTCGGCGCCGTCGTCGCGCTGCAGGTCGGTTCGCTCACCGAGCAGTTCGGCGCCCAGTCGTTCACCGGTGGTGCCAGCGTCCTCGCCGTGCTCCAGCAGGCCAGCCCGCTCATCGTGGCCCTGCTGGTGTCCGGCGTGGCCGGCTCGGCGATCTGCGCCGACCTCGGCTCCCGGAAGATCCGCGAAGAACTGGACGCGATGGAGGTCATGGGCGTCTCGCCCGTGCAGCGCCTCATCGTCCCGCGCGTGCTGGCCACCGTCCTCGTCGCCGTGCTTCTCAACGGTCTGGTGTCGGTGGTCGGTACGGTCGGCGGCTACTTCTTCAACGTGATCCTCCAGGAGGGCACGCCGGGCGCCTACGTGTCGAGCTTCAACTCGCTCGCCCAGCTCCCCGACATCTACGTCAGCGAGCTGAAAGCCGTCATCTTCGGTTTCGTCGCCGGGATCGTCGCCGCCCACCGCGGCCTCAACCCGAGCGGCGGCCCGAAGGGCGTCGGCGAAGTGGTGAACCAGTCCGTCGTCATCTCCTTCACACTGCTGTTCGGGATCAACCTCATCATGACCGCCATCTACCTGCAGATCGTCCCGCCGAAGGGAGGCTGA
- a CDS encoding MlaE family ABC transporter permease, which translates to MRADRLFSWLEKPGDQLIFYVRAILWMPRALRRYFKEVQRLLAEVAFGTGGLSVIGGTIGVMVALTLATGMVVGLQGYAALNQIGTEALTGFVSAYFNTREIAPLVAGLCLSSTIGAGFTAQLGAMRINEEIDALESMGVRSMPYLVSTRLVAGVFAIVPLYAIGLLSSYLASRTITIISAGQSTGTYDHYFNLFLSPTDVLLSFMKVILFSVLVILAHCYYGFNASGGPAGVGVAVGRSVRTAIVLIGITDFFLSLAVWGTTTTVRVTG; encoded by the coding sequence ATCCGCGCGGACCGGCTCTTCTCCTGGCTGGAAAAGCCCGGCGACCAGCTCATCTTCTACGTGCGTGCCATCCTGTGGATGCCGCGTGCCCTGCGCCGTTACTTCAAGGAGGTTCAGCGCCTCCTCGCCGAAGTCGCGTTCGGCACCGGTGGCCTGAGCGTCATCGGTGGCACCATCGGGGTCATGGTCGCTCTGACACTTGCCACCGGCATGGTCGTCGGCCTCCAGGGCTACGCCGCCCTGAACCAGATCGGCACCGAGGCCCTCACCGGCTTCGTCTCCGCGTACTTCAACACCCGCGAGATCGCGCCGCTGGTCGCCGGACTCTGTCTGTCCTCCACGATCGGCGCCGGCTTCACCGCCCAGCTCGGTGCCATGCGCATCAACGAGGAGATCGACGCGCTGGAGAGCATGGGCGTGCGCAGCATGCCCTATCTCGTCAGCACCCGCCTCGTGGCCGGCGTCTTCGCCATCGTCCCGCTGTACGCCATCGGGCTCCTCAGCTCCTACTTGGCGTCCCGCACGATCACCATCATCTCGGCCGGACAGTCCACGGGCACCTACGACCACTACTTCAATCTGTTCCTGTCGCCCACGGACGTGCTGCTGTCCTTCATGAAGGTCATCCTGTTCAGCGTGCTGGTCATCCTGGCGCACTGCTACTACGGCTTCAACGCCTCCGGCGGCCCGGCCGGCGTCGGCGTCGCGGTGGGCCGCTCGGTCCGTACCGCGATCGTGCTGATCGGCATCACCGACTTCTTCCTCAGCCTCGCCGTGTGGGGCACGACGACGACCGTGCGGGTGACCGGATGA
- a CDS encoding ABC transporter ATP-binding protein: MGTEVIIEGLTKSFGKQNIWEDVTLTLPAGEVSVMLGPSGTGKTVFLKSLVGLLRPERGRVLVDGVDMVNSPVKDVFEARKKFGLMFQDGALFGSMTLFDNIAFPLREHTKKKESEIRTIVMERMEMVGLGNADRKLPGEISGGMRKRAGLARALVLDPEIILCDEPDSGLDPVRTSYLSQLLIDLNAQIDATMLIVTHNLEIANTVPDNMGMLFRRRLVTFGPRELLLTSTEPVVAQFLSGSRAGPIGMAEEKDAATIAMETRNGLTAIRPEQMRTVVPQLEPTPGLPPRMAVLRRKKRVMGMLNQMPDAARRAVEENLLPSGGQWQ, encoded by the coding sequence ATGGGTACTGAAGTCATCATCGAAGGTCTGACCAAGTCCTTCGGAAAGCAGAACATCTGGGAAGACGTGACGCTGACACTGCCTGCCGGCGAGGTGAGCGTCATGCTCGGCCCGTCCGGCACCGGCAAGACCGTCTTCCTGAAGTCCCTGGTCGGCCTCCTGCGACCGGAGCGCGGGCGCGTGCTCGTCGATGGCGTGGACATGGTCAACAGCCCGGTCAAGGACGTCTTCGAGGCCCGCAAGAAGTTCGGCCTGATGTTCCAGGACGGCGCGCTGTTCGGGTCGATGACCCTTTTCGACAACATCGCTTTCCCGCTCCGCGAGCACACGAAGAAGAAGGAATCCGAGATCCGCACCATCGTCATGGAGCGGATGGAGATGGTCGGTCTCGGCAACGCCGACCGGAAGCTCCCCGGCGAGATATCCGGCGGTATGCGCAAGCGCGCCGGCCTGGCCCGCGCGCTGGTGCTCGACCCCGAGATCATCCTGTGCGACGAGCCGGACTCCGGCCTCGACCCGGTGCGCACGTCGTACCTGTCGCAGCTCCTGATCGATCTCAACGCGCAGATCGACGCCACGATGCTGATCGTCACGCACAACCTCGAAATCGCGAACACCGTGCCGGACAACATGGGCATGCTCTTCCGCCGCAGGCTCGTCACCTTCGGCCCCCGCGAGCTGCTGCTCACCAGCACCGAGCCCGTCGTCGCCCAGTTCCTCAGCGGCAGCCGCGCCGGCCCCATCGGGATGGCCGAGGAGAAGGACGCCGCCACCATCGCCATGGAGACCCGCAACGGCCTCACCGCGATCCGGCCCGAGCAGATGCGGACCGTCGTGCCGCAGCTGGAGCCCACCCCGGGCCTGCCGCCCCGGATGGCCGTGCTGCGCCGCAAGAAGCGCGTCATGGGCATGCTCAACCAGATGCCCGACGCCGCCCGCCGGGCCGTCGAGGAGAACCTGCTGCCCAGCGGAGGACAGTGGCAGTGA